The genomic segment atggcaacaaatttttattaatttgatgaaATTTGACTCCCTGGAAAACCACACACAAAGGtcactgaaaatttattttaataaatttgaatataaatggtTTATTTAATGGTCATTTAAATTGGCCTGATGTATCTGGAAGGCGATTGATGATTAATGTCTCCAAATGAGATTAAAACCCTTCAAATAATACTCTTAGCaattagaaaaaagaatcaactCTTTAAACCATTCATTttagggacgactgggtggctcagcggttgagcatccgccttcgtcTCAAGGTGTGGTCCCCAGGTCTGTAGAATGAGTCccagtccctgcatcaggctctctgaggggagcctgcttctccctcttcctgtgtctctccctctctctgtgtctctcatgaataaataaataaatctgttaaaattaaataaataaataaataaataaataaataaaccatccATTTTAGTTCTGAAGTAatgcatatacatttaaatataactagatgttttaaaattgatttattattaaGCCATTattaaatcaaaaaataaaaagtaagtacATCCCAACCACTCTTCTTACCACGTTTATTTTCCAAAAGTAGTaaatggggcagcccccgtggctcagcggtttagcgccgccttcagcccagggtgaccaggagacctggtatcgagttCCAccttggctccctgcatggagcctgcttttctccctctgcctgtgtctctgcatctctctctctctctctctctctccctctcatgaataaataaaatctaaaaaaaaaaaagtagtaaatgtTAACAGTTTGTTCTACCTATTTCTATACATgctatgtaatatgtatatacgcacaatttaaaaataggaatatatgCCCCTgttattaaaagtatttataaaggGTTACTTTTTCTTGCCATCAGTGTTACCACAGGCGGTCACGCAGTTTGAAGAATTAGTTGGTATGGCAGAGGCCCTGCTTAAGGGTGGAGGAACCATGTCCACATCTGCATCCACCCTCTGGAGGGCAACAAACAACTCCTCACCAGACTCATTTGCCTCAACGTGCAGTAATTCTAACTCTAATTCCAGTTCACCTATTTCCTTGAAAGCTGAAGAAGAGCATCATACTGATGAAAAACAGGTCAGTTGGAATACCTGCTCTAACTTTCTCTGGGatacagtaaatgaaaaaattgaaataatactacgaaataatggggcacctgactggcttggttggtagagcatgctacTTTTGACCtaagggctgtgagtttgagccccacgttgggtgtagagattacttaaaaataagattttttttttaagaaaaggctACAAAATGATCATTGTTTTATCAGATAACATTAGGTAACTTTAGGTCATGACCCTAACATTGAAAttacataaaacaattttttgacgataaatcaaaacaatatttGTTTCACAAATATCCAATTTAGAAAACTACAGTCAAATTGTGGTCAAGGATGAGGTCATTAAACTAGAAAATTCTTAAATCAGTGAGGGATAACTATGCATTGAGGGTTACAAAATTATATCATTGATAGAAGGTAAATTTCAGCCTCTGCATGTTGGAAGAATATAATCTTTTCCTACTTCTCCAATTTCTCTTCAAGGAACAGAAGCTAAAAGGACCAGAGTTTCATTAGAATCCAAtatcagttttggaaaatatgCCTTCCAGAGCAATAATTAAATACTAACATCCAACATTTAGGATATTTGAATATTGGTATATCCGTTTCCTTTTGCTATGTCACAGATGGCCACAAACTTGGTGATTTATaataacacaaatgtattatctcagAGTGCTGAAGGTCAGAAGTGTGGTAAAATCTAGGAGGCAGCAGGtacattcctttctggaggctctatggaagaatctgtttcctgcCCCTCTAGGTTATTGTAGAATTCAGTTTCTTGTGGTTGTGGAATTGAGTTCCCCATTTTCTTGCTGACGGGAAACTGAAGGCCATTCCCACTTCTTGAGGTAACCACATTCCCTGGTTTATGGCCCATTCTACCACCTTCAAAACCAGCCATGAAGGCAAAGCCCCTCTCACTTCTAATGTGTCCTCTTCCTTCCGGTCTTGTTTCTGACCCACTCTTCTGCCccactcttctgcctccctcttctgcATTTAAGGGCTCATGTGATAAAATTGGGCcctgaataatccaggataatttccccaTTTCAATGTCCTTAACTTTAATCACACCCCATATAAGGtcatatattcacaggttctagggtCATGGATAGCTTCAGTGggtcattattctgcctaccacacctAATAGGAGGTGCTGAGGATGGGACTCATCCTTAAACTATCCAATTCCAGATTACATGACAAGAGTTTGTATAAACTCTGAAACAAATACCTCATAAAATTGGGAATTATATCAAAGATAACCcctgaaatgtaaaatatgtattaaaagtaaaatacatcaCCTTAAAGAATGTTGATTTTGTTTCTGGTGTGTCTTAACTCGATTAGTAATATATTTATCCAGATactactttccttttctttttctaatttcagttattactttgtattttctagTTCAAGATTGAAAAATGGCAGATTTCCCGTTGTAACAAGAGCAAGCCTCAGAAGTTTATTAATGATTTAATGCAAGTACTTTACACAAATGAATACATGGCCACACACAGCCTGACAGGAGCAAAGTCCTCTACTTCAAGGGACAAAGCCGTAAAACCAGCTATGAATCAGAATGAAGTTCAAGAAATTATAGGTAAAATATGATTGTATTACATTGTCACatgaatttgaaattattttaccaTTCAAGGTTAAGTCgttctttcatgttctttttgttatttttctatcaaagaaaaatctcaagataGCCTAAACCTCTTATTaaatatggtaaattttatagaaaaaaatgtacagtaaagtagttattaaaatgaaactaaattttatttcacttatatgtttgaattcataaaattcataacttcagaaaaatctatttcaaaatCCTTTCAAACAAAATTTCAGTAACAGtttatgtcttattttctttcttatcgTGGTTCTAGatcctttatcttttattctagAAAAGTAGGAGCTAATTTCCTacttatagtttattttattttattttattttattttattttattttatttaaattcaactaattaatatatagtgtactatcagtttcagaggtagagttcagtgattcatcagttgtatataacacccagtgctcattacatcacatgccctccttcatcctACTTACAGTTTTTAGGTTAATGCATCTCCTCAAATATAATAATCTAGATTATCAAATAACTTTTTTACAAATATCAAACAAATTTAGGGAATCACTGAATCTaagttctctgtattttaatatGCCATTTCTTAGTTGGAAAACAGTCAAAAGAATTTAGTTGTTTCAGCTGATGctgagaatggataaaaataaactaacattTTGGAGCAAGGGGATCTAGAGTTCAGAGAAGTAGCAAGATTAAAGCTGCAGTACCATAGGAATACAATATGTATGCTCTCAGTCTCTAACATAGACCTTCAGTATCTCTTAGTTTGCTTTGCAGACCCTGcctatatattcatgtatttaaatATCTCATGGGTGTTTAGACTACTTCTGCAAAATGGAGACAAAATTACATTGTGGATTGCCTGATGTCTTATCTTAGTTCACATCTTAAGATGCAAAGGCCTCAAAAAGGATTTTTGTGTGTCATTGTTGTTGTCTTTTACAGGAGTCACAAAACAGTTATTTCCCAACACAGATGATGTTTCAATTAGGAGAATGATAGGGCAAAAGCTAAACAACTGTACCAAGAAGCCAAATTTAAGCAAAAATCTGAACTCTCAGGATATTAAGTAGATCCCTTTGGTAAGTCCTCTCAATCTTCACAATCCTTTCCATGTGGCAAGAAGATGTAATACTTTTATCCCAGGAATATCCCTGGAATTTTTATGAACACTCTGCTAGAAACTCTACTAGGACTCTACTAGGTCCAAGAAATGCTAATAGGTATTTGTAAAGGTGGAggtgaggatggggaaggggattTAAACTTGGGGAATGCTAAATTCAGATagagattttccttttccagaatctTT from the Canis lupus dingo isolate Sandy chromosome 12, ASM325472v2, whole genome shotgun sequence genome contains:
- the BEND6 gene encoding BEN domain-containing protein 6 isoform X2 is translated as MQKILQTDDITNTQALRKGKRKRTETMDSENANSDMDKGQVSLMSSTLFSSPRDPFSGNAFLPGESSSEDEEPLADLSKEELCTKIKSLKQKLTNTRKENSRLRQSLVMLQVLPQAVTQFEELVGMAEALLKGGGTMSTSASTLWRATNNSSPDSFASTCSNSNSNSSSPISLKAEEEHHTDEKQFKIEKWQISRCNKSKPQKFINDLMQVLYTNEYMATHSLTGAKSSTSRDKAVKPAMNQNEVQEIIGVTKQLFPNTDDVSIRRMIGQKLNNCTKKPNLSKNLNSQDIK
- the BEND6 gene encoding BEN domain-containing protein 6 isoform X3; the protein is MQKILQTDDITNTQALRKGKRKRTETMDSENANSDMDKGQRDPFSGNAFLPGESSSEDEEPLADLSKEELCTKIKSLKQKLTNTRKENSRLRQSLVMLQVLPQAVTQFEELVGMAEALLKGGGTMSTSASTLWRATNNSSPDSFASTCSNSNSNSSSPISLKAEEEHHTDEKQFKIEKWQISRCNKSKPQKFINDLMQVLYTNEYMATHSLTGAKSSTSRDKAVKPAMNQNEVQEIIGVTKQLFPNTDDVSIRRMIGQKLNNCTKKPNLSKNLNSQDIK
- the BEND6 gene encoding BEN domain-containing protein 6 isoform X4, yielding MLQVLPQAVTQFEELVGMAEALLKGGGTMSTSASTLWRATNNSSPDSFASTCSNSNSNSSSPISLKAEEEHHTDEKQFKIEKWQISRCNKSKPQKFINDLMQVLYTNEYMATHSLTGAKSSTSRDKAVKPAMNQNEVQEIIGVTKQLFPNTDDVSIRRMIGQKLNNCTKKPNLSKNLNSQDIK
- the BEND6 gene encoding BEN domain-containing protein 6 isoform X1; the protein is MTSRPGCGNAGARTWLRRLRRRRRRPAAPGPERPAPSRGAARQSARSAGAGTRASPLPDARGPPPLQPPCADCGGARRQGAPRSQGGNREAPAGEPAGGAPPTSTSTSPRPAPRLGLWRMQPVLPQAVTQFEELVGMAEALLKGGGTMSTSASTLWRATNNSSPDSFASTCSNSNSNSSSPISLKAEEEHHTDEKQFKIEKWQISRCNKSKPQKFINDLMQVLYTNEYMATHSLTGAKSSTSRDKAVKPAMNQNEVQEIIGVTKQLFPNTDDVSIRRMIGQKLNNCTKKPNLSKNLNSQDIK